In Edaphobacter bradus, the following are encoded in one genomic region:
- a CDS encoding PspA/IM30 family protein encodes MALLERVSTLLRANVNDLIDKAEDPEKMLKQLLLDMENQLLQVKTQVAIAIADQHLLEGKRKEHDEAAESWQRKAELAVSKGQDDLARAALDRRLSHQQLSAGFAQQIEDQRVEAELMRSNYNKLQQKLKETEARCELLIAQQRRARAVGKANTARSEVESKSFTQPIDRMRMKVMGSEAENAAARALLDDDLAADSLDDRFRKLEREDKIESLLSDLKSRQTRSA; translated from the coding sequence ATGGCACTGCTCGAACGAGTTTCCACACTACTTCGCGCGAATGTGAACGACCTGATCGACAAGGCCGAGGATCCGGAGAAGATGCTGAAGCAGCTTCTGCTGGATATGGAGAACCAACTGCTTCAGGTGAAGACGCAGGTTGCCATTGCGATTGCCGATCAGCATCTGCTGGAGGGGAAGAGGAAGGAGCACGATGAGGCTGCAGAGAGTTGGCAGCGCAAGGCGGAGCTTGCTGTGAGCAAGGGGCAGGATGATCTGGCGCGAGCAGCGCTGGACCGAAGGCTGTCGCATCAGCAGCTTTCAGCGGGCTTTGCGCAGCAGATTGAAGACCAGCGTGTGGAGGCGGAGCTTATGCGCTCGAACTACAACAAGCTGCAGCAGAAGCTAAAGGAGACCGAGGCTCGCTGCGAATTGCTGATTGCCCAGCAGCGCCGCGCGCGGGCGGTTGGTAAAGCAAACACGGCGCGCTCCGAGGTTGAGAGCAAGAGCTTCACGCAGCCTATCGATCGCATGCGGATGAAGGTGATGGGGAGCGAGGCGGAGAATGCGGCGGCCAGGGCGCTACTGGACGATGATCTCGCAGCCGATTCGCTCGACGACCGCTTCCGCAAGCTTGAGAGAGAGGACAAGATTGAGAGCTTGTTGAGCGATCTGAAGTCGCGTCAGACACGGTCGGCCTGA
- a CDS encoding flotillin family protein produces the protein MTNPIYIIVGLAVAGTLLLMTLMARLFRKAGPNEALIVYGFRGPRIIRGHGAVIFPVVENSRLLSLELMSFDVAPKQDLYTKQGVAVTVEAVAQIKVRSDNESILTAAEQFLSKTPQEREGLIRLVMEGHLRGIIGQLTVEQIVKEPEMVADRMRSTCADDMSKMGLEVISFTIKEVRDQNEYITNMGRPDIARIRRDAEIAAAEAERDTAIRRAVALREAAVAKAAADQERVIAETASLAKQAEAQRDLDIQKAQFMEQSKRQQAHADKAYEIQTNVMQQQVVAEQVKVQQVEKEQQIKVQEAEILRHEKELIASVLKQAEIEKQCVENIAAAERSRLTIEAEGRAAAIRAQGEAEAAIIFQKGEAEAKAMNVKAEAYQEWSQAAVVDRLITNMADVVRAMSEPLAKVDKITIVSTGGDNTIGANKLTGDITKIAAQVPALFEALSGMKLQELMGNIKAMRPRGDGNGPANQ, from the coding sequence ATGACAAACCCGATTTACATCATTGTTGGACTGGCCGTCGCCGGTACGCTGCTGCTGATGACTCTGATGGCGAGGCTCTTTCGCAAGGCTGGTCCGAATGAAGCGCTCATTGTCTACGGTTTTCGCGGCCCGCGCATCATTCGCGGTCATGGCGCGGTGATTTTTCCGGTGGTCGAGAACTCGCGGCTGCTCTCGCTGGAGCTGATGAGCTTCGACGTCGCGCCGAAGCAGGACCTCTACACGAAGCAGGGTGTTGCGGTAACGGTGGAGGCCGTCGCGCAGATCAAAGTTCGCTCGGACAACGAGTCGATTCTTACGGCGGCGGAGCAGTTTCTGAGCAAGACGCCCCAGGAGCGCGAGGGGCTGATTCGCCTGGTGATGGAGGGGCATCTGCGCGGCATCATCGGCCAGCTTACGGTGGAGCAGATTGTGAAGGAGCCGGAGATGGTCGCCGACCGCATGCGCTCGACTTGCGCGGACGACATGAGCAAGATGGGGCTCGAGGTGATCTCGTTCACGATCAAGGAGGTTCGCGATCAGAACGAGTACATCACGAACATGGGACGGCCTGATATTGCGCGCATTCGCCGTGATGCAGAGATTGCTGCCGCTGAAGCGGAGCGCGACACGGCGATTCGCCGCGCAGTTGCTTTGCGCGAGGCCGCGGTGGCGAAGGCCGCGGCCGACCAGGAGCGCGTGATCGCGGAGACGGCGTCGCTGGCGAAACAGGCCGAGGCGCAGCGCGATCTGGATATCCAGAAGGCGCAGTTCATGGAGCAGAGCAAACGTCAGCAGGCGCATGCCGACAAAGCCTACGAGATCCAGACGAACGTGATGCAGCAGCAGGTTGTCGCGGAGCAGGTGAAGGTGCAGCAGGTCGAGAAGGAGCAGCAGATCAAGGTACAGGAGGCTGAGATTCTGCGCCATGAGAAGGAGTTGATTGCTTCAGTGCTGAAGCAGGCCGAGATTGAGAAGCAGTGCGTGGAGAACATTGCGGCTGCGGAGCGTTCGCGCCTGACGATTGAGGCAGAGGGACGCGCTGCCGCGATTCGTGCGCAGGGCGAGGCTGAAGCTGCCATCATCTTCCAGAAGGGTGAGGCCGAGGCCAAGGCGATGAACGTGAAGGCCGAGGCATACCAGGAGTGGTCGCAGGCTGCGGTCGTCGATCGGCTGATCACCAATATGGCTGATGTTGTGCGCGCGATGTCGGAGCCGCTGGCGAAGGTGGACAAGATCACCATCGTCTCGACTGGCGGAGATAACACGATTGGCGCGAACAAGCTGACGGGAGACATCACTAAGATCGCGGCGCAGGTGCCTGCGTTGTTCGAGGCGCTCTCCGGCATGAAACTGCAGGAGCTTATGGGCAACATCAAGGCCATGAGACCCCGCGGAGACGGCAATGGGCCAGCTAATCAGTAA
- a CDS encoding helix-turn-helix domain-containing protein: MKLADKVRYLREVEGSLRGLDRAMTQQELLRAIESETGEKLSQSYLSQIESGARPHLTNTTRQLLAKFFRVHPGYLVDDPEGYHAELLSDARTLEDKLDLWLVSGAERFRRDPELRRALLAVARHEDSRKCLFLLESILETPSLAERLLHLLRPGVAKAELPRVSKPHVQDRAAAVPQRKAAVRLR, translated from the coding sequence ATGAAGCTGGCGGACAAAGTTCGTTATCTTCGTGAGGTAGAAGGCTCGCTGCGCGGGCTGGATCGGGCCATGACGCAGCAGGAGCTGCTGCGGGCTATCGAATCGGAGACAGGCGAGAAGCTATCGCAGTCGTATCTCTCGCAGATCGAGTCGGGGGCGCGGCCTCACCTGACCAACACGACACGGCAGTTGCTGGCGAAGTTCTTCAGGGTCCATCCGGGGTATCTGGTGGACGATCCTGAGGGCTACCACGCGGAGCTTCTGTCGGATGCGCGGACGCTCGAGGACAAGCTGGACCTGTGGCTGGTGAGCGGGGCGGAGAGGTTTCGCCGCGACCCGGAGCTTCGGCGTGCGCTGCTGGCGGTGGCGCGGCATGAGGACTCGCGCAAGTGTCTTTTTCTGCTGGAGTCGATTCTGGAGACACCTTCGCTGGCGGAGCGGCTGTTGCATCTGTTGCGGCCTGGCGTCGCGAAGGCGGAGTTGCCGCGCGTGTCGAAGCCGCATGTGCAGGACAGGGCCGCCGCTGTGCCTCAAAGGAAGGCGGCAGTGAGGTTGAGATGA
- a CDS encoding MBL fold metallo-hydrolase has product MNPVLVEQFFLGCLAHASYLVESEGIAAVIDPQRDVDLYIDLAKQKGLKIEHIIETHLHADFVSGHHELAERTGARIYLGEGSGATFPHTDLKDGDSIRFGNCRFDFMQTPGHTVESVCVVLTDMAEPSRPKAVFTGDTLFVGDVGRPDLSGDQTPQELAAMLYRSLHEKLLKLPDETEIFPAHGAGSLCGRQMGSERSSTIGKERRTNYALQARNCEEFIHLLTDSLPPRPEYFGRDVELNRQGAGMLDQLPPPVPVRAEEVLRLQAEGAVVLDTRPAMEFAVAYVPGSVHIALSGQYASWAARILGLDRRIILVGEDADHLRESQLRLARVGIEHVDAYLEGGLAGWIESGYVLDYIPQVSAQELAELMEKEKGHIAVLDVREPGEVAMGAMEGSVRIPLGQLPDRMGELDREKLLVVHCKGGYRSSIATSLLRRAGFREIANLTGGFDAWSAARSSEHLTS; this is encoded by the coding sequence ATGAACCCGGTACTCGTTGAACAGTTTTTTCTCGGATGTCTGGCCCATGCCTCCTACCTGGTCGAATCGGAGGGGATTGCGGCTGTGATCGATCCGCAGCGCGACGTCGATCTCTACATCGATTTGGCGAAGCAGAAGGGGCTGAAGATCGAGCACATCATCGAGACGCACCTGCATGCCGACTTCGTCTCCGGCCACCATGAACTGGCTGAGCGCACGGGGGCGCGGATATATCTCGGCGAAGGCTCCGGGGCGACGTTTCCTCACACGGATCTGAAGGACGGGGATTCGATCCGGTTCGGCAACTGCCGCTTCGATTTCATGCAGACTCCGGGCCACACGGTTGAGAGCGTCTGCGTTGTGTTGACCGACATGGCCGAGCCTTCGAGGCCGAAGGCAGTGTTTACCGGCGACACGTTGTTCGTCGGAGATGTGGGTCGACCCGATCTCTCCGGCGACCAGACGCCGCAGGAACTGGCCGCGATGCTCTACCGCAGTCTGCACGAGAAGCTACTCAAGCTTCCGGATGAGACGGAGATCTTTCCGGCACACGGAGCGGGCTCGCTGTGCGGCCGGCAGATGGGCTCTGAGCGGTCGTCGACGATCGGCAAGGAGCGCCGCACGAACTATGCGCTGCAGGCGCGCAACTGCGAGGAGTTCATCCACCTTCTCACCGACAGCCTTCCTCCGCGGCCGGAGTACTTTGGCCGCGATGTGGAGCTTAACCGGCAGGGCGCGGGGATGCTGGACCAGCTTCCTCCGCCTGTGCCGGTGCGGGCGGAGGAGGTGCTCCGTCTGCAAGCGGAGGGCGCGGTTGTGCTCGATACGCGTCCGGCGATGGAGTTTGCGGTGGCGTACGTTCCGGGCTCGGTGCATATCGCGCTCTCGGGGCAGTATGCGTCGTGGGCCGCGCGCATTCTGGGACTGGACAGGCGCATCATCCTGGTGGGAGAAGATGCGGACCATCTAAGGGAGTCGCAGTTGCGCCTGGCGCGGGTGGGGATCGAGCACGTGGACGCGTATCTTGAGGGCGGCCTCGCAGGGTGGATTGAGAGCGGCTATGTGCTGGATTACATTCCGCAGGTCTCGGCCCAGGAGCTTGCGGAGCTGATGGAGAAGGAGAAGGGCCACATCGCCGTGCTCGATGTACGCGAGCCGGGAGAGGTTGCGATGGGCGCGATGGAGGGCTCGGTGCGGATTCCGCTAGGGCAGTTGCCCGATCGAATGGGCGAGTTGGACCGCGAGAAGCTGCTGGTGGTCCATTGCAAGGGCGGATACCGTAGCTCGATCGCTACAAGTCTGCTGCGGCGCGCCGGTTTCCGCGAGATCGCGAATCTGACGGGCGGGTTCGATGCGTGGAGCGCCGCCAGGAGTTCTGAGCACCTTACGAGCTAA
- a CDS encoding class I SAM-dependent methyltransferase, producing the protein MENSGTRSQHLAESPYLLDNASKEASARFVALSAAFDPGTIRHLEDLGVRPGWHCLEVGGGGGSIATWLAAHIAPAGYLVVTDIDPRFLEPMEISNTEVRLHNIATDPLPEAAFDLVHARLVLMHVPEREKALARMAAALRPGGWLIDEEIDISVYPDPALIPEEVLSKTFAAMLRIMGDRGVDHKFGRRLFGQLRALGLVDVAAEGRTFLWSSGTPGISLLRANYEQLHDAVIGAGYVTEQEFEQDLAGLDDPAFMMPSPVLWAAWGRRP; encoded by the coding sequence ATGGAAAACTCCGGAACGCGCAGTCAACATCTCGCAGAATCGCCATACCTTCTCGACAATGCGAGCAAAGAAGCATCCGCCCGGTTCGTGGCGCTCTCCGCTGCCTTTGACCCAGGGACGATTCGTCACCTGGAAGATCTCGGCGTCCGGCCCGGTTGGCACTGTCTTGAGGTGGGCGGAGGTGGAGGCTCCATCGCGACCTGGCTCGCGGCCCATATCGCGCCTGCCGGATATCTGGTGGTGACCGATATTGATCCTCGCTTCCTCGAACCCATGGAGATCTCCAACACTGAGGTGCGGCTCCACAATATCGCCACGGACCCCTTACCGGAAGCCGCCTTCGATCTCGTCCATGCACGGCTGGTTCTGATGCATGTCCCGGAACGCGAAAAGGCGCTGGCCCGTATGGCCGCCGCGTTGAGGCCTGGCGGCTGGCTTATCGACGAGGAAATTGACATCTCCGTATACCCGGATCCGGCTCTGATTCCCGAGGAAGTTCTTTCGAAGACGTTCGCCGCCATGCTTCGGATCATGGGCGACCGTGGCGTTGATCATAAATTTGGACGGCGTCTCTTTGGGCAACTGCGCGCGCTCGGCCTTGTCGACGTCGCCGCAGAGGGCAGGACTTTCTTGTGGTCCTCAGGAACTCCGGGCATTTCTCTGTTGCGCGCAAACTATGAACAACTCCACGACGCCGTGATCGGTGCCGGTTATGTCACTGAGCAGGAGTTCGAACAGGACCTCGCGGGTTTGGACGATCCGGCCTTCATGATGCCATCGCCTGTCCTCTGGGCAGCGTGGGGGCGGCGGCCGTAG
- the fabD gene encoding ACP S-malonyltransferase — translation MNKIAFLFPGQGSQSVGMGRDLHDNHPAARLVFEEADAALGFPLSKLIFEGPEDQLKLTEHTQPAILTVSVAATRVLAERGITPAFAAGHSLGEYSAHVAAGTLTFADAVRTVRSRGRYMQQAVPAGQGAMAAILALSATRIVELCDQAAAETKEVVSAANLNSPDQTVISGSTAAVHRAAELCKDAGAKRTVMLPVSAPFHCALMKPAQDALARDLNAIAFNDPAVPIASNVDARLVTHAADSRDCLVRQVTGSVRWVECIHLLAAQRATHFIEVGPGKVLTGLMRQILGKDSAIPAMHIEDLASLEKTLASLP, via the coding sequence ATGAACAAGATAGCCTTTCTCTTCCCCGGCCAGGGCTCGCAGTCCGTTGGCATGGGCCGCGACCTGCACGACAACCACCCCGCCGCCCGCCTCGTCTTCGAGGAGGCCGACGCCGCCCTCGGCTTCCCTCTCTCGAAGCTCATCTTCGAAGGCCCTGAGGACCAGCTCAAGCTCACCGAGCACACCCAGCCTGCCATCCTCACCGTCTCCGTCGCTGCCACGCGCGTCCTCGCGGAGCGGGGCATCACCCCCGCCTTCGCCGCCGGCCACTCCCTCGGCGAGTACTCCGCCCACGTCGCCGCCGGAACCCTCACCTTCGCCGACGCCGTCCGCACCGTCCGCAGCCGTGGCCGCTACATGCAGCAGGCCGTCCCCGCAGGTCAGGGAGCGATGGCCGCCATCCTCGCACTCTCCGCCACACGCATCGTCGAGCTCTGCGATCAGGCCGCCGCCGAGACCAAAGAAGTCGTCTCCGCCGCCAACCTCAACTCCCCCGACCAGACCGTCATCTCCGGCTCCACCGCCGCCGTGCATCGCGCCGCCGAGCTCTGTAAGGACGCCGGAGCCAAGCGAACCGTCATGCTCCCCGTCAGCGCACCCTTCCACTGCGCGCTCATGAAGCCCGCACAGGACGCGCTCGCCAGGGACCTCAACGCCATCGCCTTCAACGACCCCGCCGTCCCCATCGCCTCCAATGTAGACGCCCGCCTCGTCACCCACGCCGCCGACTCCCGCGACTGCCTCGTCCGCCAGGTCACCGGCTCCGTCCGCTGGGTGGAGTGCATCCATCTCCTCGCCGCCCAGCGCGCAACCCACTTCATCGAGGTGGGCCCCGGCAAGGTCCTCACCGGCCTCATGCGCCAAATCCTCGGCAAAGACTCCGCTATCCCTGCGATGCACATCGAAGACCTCGCCTCACTCGAAAAGACTCTCGCATCACTTCCTTGA
- a CDS encoding DUF7674 family protein — protein sequence MNFETVVTELFTRFPKLQATYRAQFDYMGDETPAPYMVFGSVLVPALTQSLEAGDLSSILPLCAFLEDVAEAARKDNGLRALLEVEVGEWLGWAANENLLAPWLGPETKRICGYVPGLATQRRLLQAEKEQRSLRSRLKSKFEQLWKK from the coding sequence ATGAACTTCGAGACCGTCGTCACTGAGCTGTTCACGCGATTCCCTAAGCTTCAAGCGACTTATCGTGCGCAGTTTGATTACATGGGCGATGAGACACCTGCACCCTACATGGTCTTCGGATCGGTCCTCGTGCCTGCCCTGACGCAGTCGCTAGAGGCGGGAGACCTAAGTAGCATATTGCCACTTTGTGCATTCCTCGAAGACGTTGCTGAGGCTGCTCGAAAAGACAATGGTTTGCGAGCGCTCCTTGAGGTTGAAGTTGGGGAGTGGTTAGGTTGGGCGGCGAACGAAAATCTTCTGGCTCCTTGGTTGGGACCGGAGACGAAACGGATCTGTGGTTACGTGCCCGGGCTTGCCACGCAACGACGATTACTGCAAGCAGAAAAGGAACAGCGAAGTCTCCGAAGCCGTCTCAAATCGAAGTTCGAGCAACTTTGGAAAAAGTAA
- a CDS encoding peroxiredoxin — MNPGDLVQDFTLKNQDGKDVSLSDFKGSPVVLFFYPRADTPGCTIESCGFRDAFTKFKKAGIVVLGISRDTVAAQKKFKDKFDLPYDLLADDEMTLINRYDLIKPKNMYGKLVKGVKRTTYLIGPDQRLIHTFEDVKPEGHAEEVLALVKSNNK; from the coding sequence ATGAACCCCGGCGATCTAGTCCAAGACTTCACCCTAAAAAATCAGGACGGCAAAGACGTCTCCCTCTCCGACTTCAAGGGCTCACCCGTAGTCCTCTTCTTCTATCCTCGCGCCGACACTCCCGGCTGCACCATCGAATCCTGCGGCTTCCGCGACGCCTTCACCAAGTTCAAAAAGGCCGGCATCGTCGTCCTCGGCATCTCGCGCGACACCGTCGCCGCGCAGAAAAAGTTCAAAGACAAGTTCGACCTCCCCTACGACCTCCTCGCCGACGACGAGATGACCCTCATCAACCGCTACGACCTCATCAAGCCCAAGAACATGTATGGCAAGCTAGTCAAAGGCGTGAAGCGCACTACCTATCTCATCGGTCCCGACCAGCGCCTCATCCATACCTTCGAGGACGTCAAGCCCGAAGGCCACGCCGAAGAGGTCCTCGCGCTCGTAAAATCAAACAACAAGTAG
- a CDS encoding class I SAM-dependent methyltransferase, giving the protein MRRYLAVLLASLLLPIALPAQTAPPAEHRATSRPYTGDLSIFDYPDRARKLQIDRVMDLLGITAGKNVADIGAGSGWFSVRAAARVGSTGTVLAEDINPPSIEYIGRRVSQAGIKNVRTILGAPDDPGLPPGSVDAVLLLKVYHEVANPVAMMKKLKPSLRSGAKIGIIDRNGNGENHGVNQDVVVKEMDEAGYKLTGTYDFTKADGEDYFLIFTAR; this is encoded by the coding sequence ATGCGCCGCTACCTCGCTGTACTCCTCGCGTCACTGCTTTTGCCCATCGCCCTTCCTGCCCAGACGGCGCCGCCGGCGGAGCACCGCGCGACCAGCAGACCCTATACCGGCGACCTCTCCATCTTCGACTACCCTGACCGAGCCAGAAAGCTCCAAATCGACCGCGTAATGGACCTTCTCGGCATCACCGCAGGCAAAAACGTGGCCGACATCGGCGCCGGCTCCGGCTGGTTCTCTGTCCGAGCCGCCGCGCGCGTCGGAAGCACCGGCACCGTCCTCGCCGAAGACATCAATCCGCCCTCCATCGAATACATCGGCAGGCGAGTCAGCCAGGCTGGAATCAAGAATGTCCGCACCATCCTCGGCGCACCCGACGATCCCGGCCTTCCGCCCGGCAGCGTCGATGCCGTACTTCTGCTCAAGGTCTACCACGAAGTCGCCAACCCAGTAGCCATGATGAAGAAGCTGAAACCCTCTCTTCGCTCAGGCGCGAAAATAGGCATTATCGACCGAAACGGCAACGGCGAAAACCACGGCGTCAATCAGGACGTGGTCGTCAAGGAGATGGACGAAGCTGGCTACAAGCTCACCGGAACTTACGACTTCACCAAGGCCGACGGCGAAGACTACTTCCTCATCTTCACTGCCAGGTAG
- a CDS encoding DsbA family protein, whose product MRLLSSTRFAFALAAALLIAVPASSQAQSSAPPGTGNTFKDTSMLKPPAGAKIAIIKFEDLECPACAHANPIVHAAGERYKIPVIRYDFPLKMHIWSRDAAITARYLQDKVSPQVADEFRSAVFVAQTSIASKEDLNNFTQRFFQSHKINRPFVIDPAGLFTAEVNADYTLGERIGLVQTPTIWVVTQKNWVQVTDVSQLYSTIDNLEAQVASSTPANSKLRHAVGTQK is encoded by the coding sequence ATGCGCCTTCTATCCAGCACCCGTTTTGCGTTCGCTCTAGCCGCAGCCCTGCTTATCGCCGTTCCCGCTTCTTCCCAGGCCCAGTCTTCGGCGCCTCCGGGAACGGGGAACACCTTTAAAGATACGTCGATGCTGAAGCCCCCAGCCGGGGCGAAGATCGCGATCATCAAGTTTGAGGACCTGGAGTGCCCGGCCTGCGCGCATGCCAATCCCATCGTGCACGCCGCAGGCGAGCGGTACAAGATTCCTGTCATCCGCTACGACTTTCCGCTGAAGATGCACATCTGGAGCCGCGACGCGGCCATTACGGCGCGCTACCTGCAGGACAAGGTTTCGCCGCAGGTTGCCGATGAGTTCCGCAGCGCAGTCTTTGTTGCGCAGACGTCGATTGCCAGTAAGGAAGACCTGAACAACTTCACGCAGCGGTTCTTCCAGTCGCACAAGATCAACCGGCCGTTCGTCATCGATCCGGCGGGCCTGTTCACCGCTGAGGTGAACGCCGATTACACGCTGGGCGAGCGCATCGGGCTCGTGCAGACGCCGACGATCTGGGTGGTGACGCAGAAGAACTGGGTCCAGGTGACGGATGTGAGCCAGCTCTATTCGACGATCGACAACCTGGAGGCTCAGGTCGCGTCGTCGACGCCGGCGAATTCTAAGCTGCGGCACGCTGTGGGGACGCAGAAGTAA
- a CDS encoding TolC family protein: MAHFASRAAFYALTAACLGASALAQTAQTSAPPSTQKTNDLPQAPTPNPAVLTLPGGVTVERANPTALPLSLDDAIALGFKRNLQMELDRQNELRVHGLTLTVENNLLPSFTAEAKSSAQQVDLQALGFKPASFAMVGINPSFFKPIVKVDVTSAQLNVEQQLFNVPAYYLYRAAQKSNSVATLTTLNTRGSVALAVGTQYLRSLADAAQIDNAKALLKADQVAFEQARASHEAGVGTNLDELRARVQLQTQQQALINAENIFAKDKIALNRLIGLPADQELTLTDTAPFAEYETMPIEQAKAIAFEHRKDFLSLEAQQEVAGRTLKAVRAERYPSLEFKGNYGVIGETAGLYHGVFSALGKVSFPIFEEGKLRGEREVAQAQLTGLNQQIDSLRVTIEQQIRSAMLDVQSSKELVSVARSNVDLATQVLQDATDRFQSGVSDNLPVVQAQASLADAQSRLIETLYQYNQSKLQLARNTGVVETQYKIYLGR, from the coding sequence TTGGCACACTTTGCCTCCAGAGCGGCCTTTTACGCTCTGACCGCGGCCTGCCTTGGCGCGAGCGCGCTGGCCCAGACCGCCCAGACAAGTGCCCCACCGAGCACACAGAAGACCAATGACCTGCCGCAGGCTCCCACTCCCAACCCGGCCGTGCTCACGCTGCCCGGAGGAGTGACCGTCGAGCGCGCGAACCCCACTGCGCTCCCCCTCAGCCTCGATGACGCCATCGCCCTCGGCTTCAAGCGCAACCTCCAGATGGAGCTCGACCGCCAGAACGAACTGCGGGTCCACGGCCTTACGCTGACCGTCGAAAACAACCTGCTTCCCAGCTTCACGGCCGAAGCCAAGAGCTCGGCGCAGCAAGTCGACCTCCAGGCCCTGGGCTTCAAGCCTGCCTCGTTCGCGATGGTAGGCATCAACCCCAGTTTCTTCAAGCCGATCGTCAAGGTCGACGTAACCTCGGCGCAGCTCAACGTCGAGCAGCAACTCTTCAACGTTCCCGCCTACTACCTCTACCGCGCCGCGCAGAAGTCCAACTCCGTCGCAACGCTCACCACGCTGAACACTCGCGGCAGCGTCGCACTTGCCGTCGGCACGCAGTACCTGCGCTCCCTGGCCGACGCCGCGCAGATCGACAACGCGAAGGCGCTCCTCAAGGCCGATCAGGTCGCCTTCGAGCAGGCCCGCGCCTCCCACGAGGCCGGAGTCGGCACCAATCTCGACGAACTGCGCGCGCGCGTGCAGCTTCAGACCCAGCAGCAGGCCCTCATCAACGCCGAGAACATCTTCGCCAAGGACAAGATCGCGCTGAACCGGCTCATCGGTCTGCCGGCCGACCAGGAGCTCACCCTCACCGACACGGCTCCCTTCGCCGAGTACGAGACCATGCCGATCGAGCAGGCCAAGGCCATCGCCTTCGAGCACCGCAAGGACTTTCTCAGCCTGGAGGCACAACAGGAGGTCGCCGGCCGCACCCTCAAGGCCGTGCGCGCTGAGCGCTATCCCTCGCTCGAGTTCAAGGGCAACTACGGCGTAATCGGCGAGACCGCGGGCCTCTACCACGGCGTCTTCTCCGCCCTGGGCAAGGTGAGCTTCCCCATCTTCGAAGAAGGCAAGCTTCGCGGCGAGCGCGAGGTAGCCCAGGCCCAGCTCACCGGCCTCAACCAGCAAATCGACAGTCTCCGCGTCACCATCGAGCAGCAGATTCGCTCTGCAATGCTCGATGTGCAGTCGTCCAAGGAGTTGGTTAGCGTCGCTCGCTCGAACGTCGATCTCGCCACCCAGGTGCTTCAGGATGCGACCGACCGCTTCCAGTCCGGAGTCAGCGACAATCTTCCCGTAGTCCAGGCGCAGGCCTCGCTGGCCGACGCCCAGAGCCGCCTCATCGAAACGCTCTATCAATACAACCAGTCAAAGCTCCAGCTCGCCCGCAACACCGGAGTCGTCGAAACCCAGTACAAGATCTACCTCGGCCGCTAG